One Anaeromyxobacter diazotrophicus genomic window, CTCGGCCACCACGCTCGAGTTCGTGAGCGCGTTGAGCAGGGTCGACTTGCCGGCGTTGGTGTAGCCGACGATGGAGATGACGGGCAGCCCGCGCTCGTTGCGCTGCTTGCGGCGCACGTGGCGGTTGGCGGAGAGGGCGTCGATGCGCCGCTCGAGCGCGGTGATGCGGTCGCGCACCCGGCGGCGGTCGATCTCGAGCTTCGTCTCGCCCGGGCCCCGTCCCCCGATGCCGCCGGCGAGCCGCGAGAGCGAGTCGTCGCGGCCGACGAGCCGCGGGTAGAGGTACTCGAGCTGCGCCAGCTCCACCTGCAGCTTGCCGTCGGCCGACTGCGCCCGCTGCGCGAAGATGTCGAGGATGAGCTGGGTGCGGTCGAGGATCTTGAGGCTGGTCGCGTCGGCGATGCCGCGCGCCTGCGACGGCGAGAGGTTCCAGTCGAAGACGATCACGTCCGCCATGAGCTGCATGGAGCGGAGCAGGATGTCCTCCAGCTTCCCCTTGCCGATGAGCGTGCGCGGGTCGATCTCGCGGCGCATCTGCAGCGTCGCGTCGACCACCGCCACCCCGGCCGTGCGGGCCAGCTCGCGCAGCTCCTCGAGCGAGGCCTCGGCGTCGGCGCGGCCGCGCTTCTTGCCGTCGCCGAAGCCGACCAGGAGCGCCCGCTCGCGCCCGCCGGTCCTGCGGAGCGCGGAGGCGCGGGCGAACTCGTCCTCGAGCGCGAGCGGCGCCGAGGCGGCGTCCCAGGCGAGCTCGTGCACCGACGGCGCCACCTCGTCCTTCCACATCGCGCCGGCGGCGTTCTCGGGGAGGAGGTGAGCGTAGTGGATCTTCCCGGGCAGCCCGCCCGCCAGCACCTCGATGGCGGCGACGAGGTCGAGCCGGAGCAGCGCCAGGTCGGTGTGGTCGTCGCGCGTGAGCGGCTCGCCGTGCAGGTGCGTGTGCACGAGCCGCAGGCCGCGCAGGCGGTGTGAGCCGGCGCGGGCGCGGCCGACGTCGGGGAGCTCGAGCTTGCGGGCGTCACCCACGATGACCGCCTGGACGTCGCCCTTGCGGTCGAGGAGGACGCCGATCTGCCGGCCGGTCTCGAGCGACACCTCGGCGAGGTGGCGGGCGAGCTCCGGCGAGACCACGTCCTCCGCGCTGACGCGGCGGCGGTACGTGCGGCGGAGGGCGTGGAGCTGGGAGGGCTTGAGGCCGAGGGTGTTGCCGGAGACTTCTTGCATTCGCGGACGGCGAGCATAACGGACGGGCCGCCCGGCGGCCACGCCCGGGGCGGCGCCGACGCGCCGCGCCTTCCCAGGAGGGGCCGGCCCGGCGTACCCTCGCCGCTTTCCTTTTTCGGAGGGATCCGCGTGTCGAACCCGTCCTACGTCCACGGCGTCAGCGCCACCCCGCTGCTCGGCGAGACCATCGGCCAGAACCTGCGCCGGACGGTTCAGCGGTTCCCGGATCGCGAGGCGGTCGTCGCCCCGTTCCAGGGGTACCGCGCCACCTACCGCCAGTTCTGGGAGCAGGTGAGCCTGGTGGCGCAGGGGCTCATCGCGCGCGGGGTGAAGAAGGGCGATCGGGTCGGGATCTGGTCGCCGAACCGGTACGAGTGGGTGCTCGTCCAGTACGCGAGCGCGCGGGTGGGCGCCATCCTCGTCAACGTGAACCCCGCCTACCGGCTGCACGAGCTCGAGCACGTGCTGAAGCAGTCGGGCACGAGCTTCCTCATCACCGCGAAGGGGTTCCGGCAGGCGAACTACGTGGAGATGGTGCGCGAGGCGGTGCAGCGCTGCCCGCTCCACCGCGAGACGCTCGTCATCGACGAGGAGTGGCGGGAGCTCCTGGAGGAGGGGCGCCGCGCCGGCGCGGGCGCGCTGGCCGAGCGCGAGCGCACGCTCGACCCGGACGACGCCATCAACATCCAGTACACGAGCGGCACCACCGGCTTCCCCAAGGGCGCGACGCTCAGCCACCACAACATCCTCAACAACGGCTTCTTCATCGGGGAGGCGCTGCGCTACAGCGAGCAGGACCGGGTGTGCATCCCGGTGCCGCTCTACCACTGCTTCGGGATGGTGCTCGCCAACCTGGCCATCACCACGCACGGCGGGTGCATGGTCTACCCGGGCGAGAGCTTCGACCCCGGGACGGTGCTGCGGACCGTGGAGCAGGAGCGCTGCACCGCGCTCTACGGCGTGCCCACCATGTTCATCGCGGAGCTCGAGCACCCCGACTTCGCGAAGACCGACTTCAGGACCCTGCGCACCGGCATCATGGCGGGCTCGCCCTGCCCG contains:
- a CDS encoding AMP-binding protein, producing the protein MSNPSYVHGVSATPLLGETIGQNLRRTVQRFPDREAVVAPFQGYRATYRQFWEQVSLVAQGLIARGVKKGDRVGIWSPNRYEWVLVQYASARVGAILVNVNPAYRLHELEHVLKQSGTSFLITAKGFRQANYVEMVREAVQRCPLHRETLVIDEEWRELLEEGRRAGAGALAERERTLDPDDAINIQYTSGTTGFPKGATLSHHNILNNGFFIGEALRYSEQDRVCIPVPLYHCFGMVLANLAITTHGGCMVYPGESFDPGTVLRTVEQERCTALYGVPTMFIAELEHPDFAKTDFRTLRTGIMAGSPCPVEVMKKVQSAMHMPEVTICYGMTETSPVSAQSAVDDPLEKRVSTVGRVHPHVEVKIVDPSTGRVVPRGVTGELCTRGYSVMLGYWEDPHSTRQAIDAGRWMHTGDLATLDEEGYVNIVGRIKDMVLRGGENVYPREVEEYLYTKAEVADVQVIGVPDIKYGEELMAWVKLRPGATATAEELRAFCKGKIATYKIPRYWKFVDTFPMTVTGKVQKFKMREQAIAELGLEAAAKVKTA
- the hflX gene encoding GTPase HflX — encoded protein: MQEVSGNTLGLKPSQLHALRRTYRRRVSAEDVVSPELARHLAEVSLETGRQIGVLLDRKGDVQAVIVGDARKLELPDVGRARAGSHRLRGLRLVHTHLHGEPLTRDDHTDLALLRLDLVAAIEVLAGGLPGKIHYAHLLPENAAGAMWKDEVAPSVHELAWDAASAPLALEDEFARASALRRTGGRERALLVGFGDGKKRGRADAEASLEELRELARTAGVAVVDATLQMRREIDPRTLIGKGKLEDILLRSMQLMADVIVFDWNLSPSQARGIADATSLKILDRTQLILDIFAQRAQSADGKLQVELAQLEYLYPRLVGRDDSLSRLAGGIGGRGPGETKLEIDRRRVRDRITALERRIDALSANRHVRRKQRNERGLPVISIVGYTNAGKSTLLNALTNSSVVAEDVLFATLDPTSRRLRFPDEREVIITDTVGFIRDLPEDLVNAFRATLEELGDADLLLHVVDAADPHLEAQVTAVESILRDLELDAKPRLLVFNKADKLPPGQAAALAHQAGGVAVSAARREGFDALLERCDRMLWADGKALPATAAWAAAPVRRG